The DNA segment GCTTCCTGAGCCTGGCAGGGGTTTGAtcgatcagctgtatttattgagctcctatgtgcagagcactctattaaagtgCTAAAGAGACAATACTGGCCtcttggatagaccatgggctggggaagcagaaggcttgctgtgtgaccttgggcaagtcacttcacttctctgtccctccgtaacttcatctgtaaaatgaggattaagactgtgagccccatgcggaaaagggactgtgtccaacctgacagacttgtatttaccccagcgctttgaacagtgctggcatataataagtgcttaacaaatgccataaaacaacaaaggtggtagacatgttccctgcccacaagcttacaatccCATTAGACTCAGAGACCTGACCCCCTAAAGCCAACAGAGCAtatcccttccctcaccccagtGTTGGACGATGATGCCTGCGGGAATCGATGATGCCTGCGGGaatcggggaggggaagagggagagtttgTCTTAAAGGAGCGGAGACAGCTACTCAGGCCAAAACAATAGTTTATTTCAGCTTTGAGCAACATTTCAGCCATCAAAAAAATAAACTCTACACACATGGATGGAAGACTTCTCTACAGTGTGGCTAGCGGGGGACCGAGGCGCCCCCAGGAGCAGTGGGAGCGATGGTGGTGACTCACCCAATAAATTAGGAagcagggtgggaaggaggggtggtCGGGGATGGGGGGCCGGGGATCTCACTTCTGGGCCGGCAGGAGGTCGTCGATGGGCTGCCCCTTCTCCAGCCGCTTCTCCATCTCGATCAGGAGCTTGACCCCGTCCACCACCATCTGCACCAGCTCCACCTCGGAGAAGCCCAGCCGGTCGGCATTGGAGATGTCAAACACGCCCCCGACGGCGGCCGTGTCCACGCCCCCTGAAGgcaaaaggggaggaagggggtgagagtgGGAACTGAGGAGTCAGCATCCTGGCCCAGTGCGCCCCCCGACCCTCTTCCCACACATGTTGATCCGCTGCCCACCGCCCTGGAGGCCACAGAGCACCAGGGCCCGAGACCTGTGATTTCAGCCCCAGAGGCTGGTTTCTTCCTCTCCACATGCCCGCAATGCCCACCATCTTCATACGTGATGtacaatccctctccccatcttcaaagtcttattgaaggcacatctcctccaagaggccttccctaagcatcctcttttcctcttctcccactcccttctgcatcgccctgacttgctctctttgctcttccccgctcccagccccatagcacttatgtacatatctgtaatcttatttgtatcgatgtctgcctccccacttctagcctgtaagctcattttgggcaaggaatgtgactaatttatattgtcctctcccaagtgcttagtacagtgctctgcacccaataagcagtcaaatatgattgaatgaaagaaatctaCAGCTGTTACCCTGCTTGCAAAGGCAGCCGGCAGGACAGCAGAGCTACTGAGCTACTTGCTCCCCAAAGACAGGAGAGGGAGTCAGTGCAGTGGGCTAGCTGGAGCCTCAGACTGGCCAGTGGGATAGGAGGAGCCCCCTGCACCAAGGGTCCAGGCCCCACACTCTTTAGCCCAACCCCTCAGTACCGGTCCCACTCTGGCCCCCTTTTTTGATCCCCAAATGATATTAAGAACTtcctatgtactaggcactgtacaagcactgtagaaaataaacgttaatcagcttgaacaaagtccctgacccacagaagactcccagtcttaatccccattttacagatgaggtcactgaggcccagagaagaagcgacttgcccaagatcacacagcagagaagtggcaaagctgggattagaacctaggtcctcctgactcccggccctcgctctatccactgggccagcctcccacccctccctagaCTCTCAGCCCCAACGTGTGTCCACAGCCAGCCCTCAGGACACCCCCATTGCCCCTCggcgggatgggaagggaagtggTAATGTCGGAGAACAGTTTCACATAAGTCCGCAGCCTCCAGCTCCCTGCAAGTCCCAAGCTCTGAGCtagctggagactgtaagctcgtagtcggcagggaatgtgtctttgttctattatactcttagcagcgcttagtacagtgttccacacacagtaaggctcaataaatacgacaatgaatgaatgaggtggattTAGCAGCTGGCACCATCCAGAGAATGAGGTGCAGGGTCATGGCCTCGACCGCAGCCCCAGCTCCTAGCTCCGGTGCAGGACTTAGCCCTTGCCAGCCCTCCGGTAGCCCCtctgagaggggcagggggtcccGGAGGGAGGAATGACCCTCACCTGTGCCCCTCTTCTGCAGCCGGAGCTTCTTGAGGATGTCACCAAACTTCTCGTGCTTGCCCAGGTGGGGCAGCTTGATGTGCACGCCACCCCGCAGCCCCGTGCCCAGATTGGAGGGGCAGGTCAGGATGTAGCCCAGGTGGGGGTTCCACATGAACTCATAGTTCTTGGTCTTGAAGAGGGATTCGATCTAGAAGGGCAAGGAAGAGGAGAgtgaagaaagagagacagagtgagttGGGGCAGCTGTTTGAGACATCTGGAGAGAACCTTAGTCACCCCAGGATTGcagtaccccccaccccccaacaaagGGATGGCCAGAGAAACTGCACGCCACCTAAGTCTCCTAGAAGACAGCACTCTAGGGGTGCTGGATAATGAAGCAGCTATACTGGGAATACTGGGGTCAGGGTCAAAAAGAGAAGAAGCCTATCAATGGATAGGTGCCCCCCAGCTTGCTCTGACCTTGGACAACACACTGAACCCTTGGGGCCTCGCCTCTGCTTCCACCTCCCTACTTGGCCGGGGGACGGGACAGAGCGACAGACAGATTCAGAGAGACAATCCTCCCAGGTTTCCAGGGCTAAGGAGAGAGAATGGACATGAAGGCAGCTTGGATCTTGATGCACGAACATGTAAATTAACATCCAGTTTATCAGCAAGGACACAAAGACAACAGAGGAGCAGCCCAAAGGGAAGAAGAGTCTAAGGCTCAGGGGGACCTGAGACACAGGGCAGGAAGAGGGCCTGGAATGGGGGTAGGGGCTGTTGGCTAATGCTGGGGGTCTCTCCTCAACCACAGGGGTCCAGCCTTGGTGGAACTATCATCCTCTGCCCTCTGGGAGTTTCTGACTAAGACCCATCCTTACATGTGGGCAGAATCCAGCCTGGCCCATGGGTTACACTGGTTGCCTTCTTCCTGTGGCGCCcagccccaccctctcctctgtgtACACACATTTACTCACCTGGGTCAGCCCTGTGCAGAAGCGGGTAAATACCTCCTTCATGTTGCCCCCCTTCTGCATGGAGATGACACGGAGGTGGTCCTCCTCATTAATCCACACGAGGAAAGTCTTGTTGTCGTTATGCCTGTAAGCAGGTGACCCGTCCCCTGTTAtcagcttccctccccttcctcagtgcccttagtacagtgttctgcacacagtaagcgctcgataaatgattgGTTAAAATGCCGTGGACACAGATGTCTACAACAGCTGTGCCAGGGTAGCTGCTTTCAGctacacacaccccttccccgtccccagaAGTCACTGTCTCAAAGTAAGGGAGCCCATGTTGGATTTGGCTCAGGGTTTTAGGTGTCCACCTGTTCCTGCTGATCCAGGCCCCGTTGTTTGGGGGAGTCAGTCTGCCCCACCCTGAATCCCCCAGAGGCTCTGGCCTTCCCACCCGAGTGGTGACCCCCGCTCGCTTCCCTAACTTTATCCAGTCATCTCCTTTCCCCATAGGAACAGTAACTGCTtaagaccagtgctctgcacatagtaagcaatcataccattgattgattcagaaagGCTGAGGGCAAAAGAGGAGGAATGAAGAAGAAATCTTGCAGCACAATGAGAAATAGTTAGCTGTCCCAGGCTGGGCCCCTCGCTCCACCTCAGAATCCACTGCCATGCATTAGAGGTGCAGAGCGTGGCTCGGGTGCCGGGAGCTGTGTTGAGTGTGGCAGGCCTTGCTGGCCCTGAGGTGACCCCAACGCAGACCCTGAGGTGACCCCCGACACAGGTCCCTCGCCCTGCCGGCCTTGAGTTGGCTTGTCAGAATAAAGCTCCGGGGGAGAGGTCCGACTCCTTTTTTGGACATGCCGCCATCCAGCCCATGGCCTCCGGCAGACCCTCCAGCTGGGTCAAGGTCCCCAGTCCCCTTGGCATCAGACAGGCCGGCCATGTCAGCCTCCAGCCCAACTGGCATGAATTGGGACGTGAGGGCAGGACCAAACGCTTTTGCCCACCACAAAGGAGAAGTGGCACTTAGCTGTGAATTCAGAGTCTCCCgtctcccctgcttccccccaaCCTACGAGCATTCCTCCAGAAGTGACGGGGTGGGTTGCGCCTGaccggaaggtggggaggggattgcAGACGCTCACCAAATGCCTCTACCGTCGGGCCAGTCCCGGGCCATGCCGGAGGCCAGGAGCAAGGGAGACACGGGCTTGTCGAAGAGGAAGTGGTCGTCGATCAGCTGCTGCTGTTCCTGCTCCGTCATGTTCTTCAGGGCGTAGTACTTGCCCGTGAGGTCTCCCTCCAGACTGGCCAAAGCTAGAGACAGAAAcagaatcaatccattaatcaatcattcattcaagcacccccctcccccatgtctcccccaagcCTGGGAGAGAAAGATAGCCCTAGGCTGGGCTCTGGGGAAAGCCACACTGCCTAGAGGAATACCAGGGGAGTTTGGCCAGATCAATGGACCGGCTGGCCATGTtgtgtcactggagggagagtcggggacagagggggagagttagaggtgttggatggtccaggcAGGGTCACTAGAGGGACTGTCAGGGACCGAGTGGGGAAAGAGTTAAGGATATTGCTCTGGGGAAGAGAACACAGGTTGGAATTTTGGCAGCAGGTAAAGGAAGGGGGTAGGGGTGGCTCAATTCCTTATCAGTCCAAGCAGGCCCgatgaacagcatggcctagtggaagagcataggactgggagtcagaggaccttagttctaatcgtagcatgcctgccatgtgacctagggcaagtcatcttctttgcgcctcacttagctcatctataaaatagggacttaataccagttctccttcgtGCTTAGATTGTGTCTAACATGCatgtcccttccccagcccttagaacagtccttgacgcatagtaagagctaaataccattatttttattacccatcCATCTGATCCTTATTTCAGCTGGGCAGTTAAACACCATGCTGGGTGGATTGTCATAGGCCATAAGCCCTTGAAAGGGAGTGGTGTGCAAGGGcatcagattttttttatggcatttgttaaaatctttgggccaggcactgtattaagagctaatcaggttagactcggtccatgtcctacgtgggtctCACAATACTAACCCCcactttctagatgaggtaaacaaggcagagcaatgatttgcccaaggtcacacagcagacaagtggcagagccatagctgtgtgaccttgaagaagtcaccCCACCTTTCTGAGCAGCAGCTAGTAGGATAAAAGtattcccagccctgccctggccCCTCAGGCAGATGGGAGGATAAGGAGGCCTTGGGGAAAACACCTGAGATAAGGAGAACTGGCTGAAGCTGGCTGAGGCTGACTTGGGGCTtgagcttcctcttccctcccccccaccatcacAACACAAGTTAAGCAATTTCCCCTCCAGCAGttcctcttcccctgcttctgTCCAAGCTCTGAGAGGTCAAGAGCTCTCCTCAAGCCCACTGAAAGTGcaggatggggatggagaagcTGTGGAGGTCATTCCTGTATCCCCCACACACTGCCAGGACTGTGCTGTGGCTTAACACGAAGGGGATTGTGAGGAGACCCTTGGGCTGCCTGGAGAAGCTGCTGCAGGCCACAGTTTGTGTTTGAatggtggtgggagaagagcaagacaaaggcagagagacacacagagacggagagaaaaagacagggggaaaaagagggagagaaaagccagagaaaagagaggaaaaaaagacagaagacagaggaagagaaaaaaaggaaaaaaaacagaaaagaggTTGGATGAAGGTCACCCATTTAAAATCCCACAGGCGAGGCAATTTGGGATGCTCCAGCTGAGAAGGTAAAATGGTTTCTCCTGGGGTGAGGGGAATCCAGGTGCAGAAGCCCACCCGCTGCAGGGAAGCAGAGCCAGGCTTGGGGTGGGTGACAAGCAGGGAAGTAAAGATGACAGAGGGAGATGTAGGCAGCCTGcccgccccccttcctcctcctcctcatcctcctgcttccagagGAGAGGCGTGTTGAGTGTCAACCGGGCGAGGAGCCCGTACCTTCGACGGAGAGCTTCTCGATGGCGCGGCGCTCTCCCCGGCTGCAGTGCGGAGGGAGGCAGAAGCCGCGGATGCTGCGGCCGGTCCGCACACGGGAGCTCAGCACGTAGTTGGGATCCAGGTCGTCGCCACCCTGCCCATGGGGAGCCAACACGCAGGCACAATTTAGCTAGAGCCTCACACTTAACCCCCAGACCCACCCCTGCTCAGAGCTCTGGCCCACCACCCAGGGGCCTTCTCCCCCCACCATAATACCTACAGGACtcttgtctgtgccccagtttcctcagctgtaaactggggatttggtacctgttctccctcctatttagtccctgtccctcattgggctctcagtctgtgtgataagcacttagtatagggctctgcacacagtaagtaccaataaataagattgaacaaaTGAttcatggtgtgcagagcactgtactaagtcctggggtagatacgaggtaattgcattggacacagtccccatctcaaaaggggctcgcagtcttcatccccactgtacagatgagggaactgaggcacacagaagtaaattaactggcccaaggtcacacagcagacaggtggctgagcagcttgaatcattcattgtcatatctattgagcacttactatgtgcagagccttgtactaagctcttgggagagtacaatgcaataaacagacacattcccagcccacaattgatttgtatctaccccagcgcttgacacacaggaagcggttaagaaataccattaagagaAGAAGCCTTCCTCCCAAAAAGCAGGTAGGAGAGGGTTAACCCTTTGGCTGACAGCTAgagatctctccccacccccccacacctccaGGGCCGCACCTCCAGATTATCTGGGTTCAGGTCGGTTTTGTGCTCATCGCTGGGCTTGTAGCCCCCATGCCGGTCCTGGATTATGGGGTCAAACAGCTCCTTGAACACTTCATAGGACTCCTCGTCCCCAGCCACGCAGCCCACCGTCATGATGAATGGGTGTCCtgggagggtgagagaaagaCAGCAGCTGtttacccctccctgcccctcctgttcTCGCTCATGtcagccccccacccacccccttcccagggGGACAGGGGTCTgtaaagaagcaacatgacttaatggacagagcacgggcctgggagtcagaaggtcatgggttctaatcccagctgggtcacttgtctgctgtgtgaccttgggctggtggcttccctgggcctcatctgtgggagctgggggaaattaagacagtgaggctcatagagactgggtccaacctcattaccttgtgactaacccagcgcttagtagagtgctcccggcacctagtaagcacttatatattggggaaaaaaaaaagacaacggCCCCCTGAACCCTCGCATCACCCTTGGGAGAGTCGCTAGTGCCCGCCTGACCCTGCGGCTGGCATGGACATAGGTTTACTCTTAAACTGGCAGCCTCTTCCCCGGGGGCCCTCccctgagcccattattgggcagggattgtctctatctgccaccggcttgtacattccaagcgcttagtacagtgcccttcacattgtaagcactcaataaatacgattgttggaTATAATTCATTCAAAGGTACCTCGAGCTGCCGGGAGCTAGGGCGGGGGAGCCCTAGACGGAGGGCTTAGATGGCATCACTGAGGCTCCTCCGAGGGCAGCAAAAAATCcaagggttttttggggggtgtggggttggtgagctccttgttgggtagggattatctctatctgttgccgaatcgtacagtgctctgcacagagtaagcgctcaataaatatgattgagtgaatgaaagagagaacggggaggggggggcgtccTGGAGAACGCGACCTTGGAGAGCGCGGGGCCGGCGCTCCATCGCCCCCtggtggagggatggggtggtccgcggagacacagagagagacagaaaagaaaaaaagagaggggacaaggagagaggagaggagaggagaggagaggcgaggagacaaggagagaggagaggagaggcgaggagacaaggagagaggagaggagaggcgaggagacaaggagagaggagaggagaggagaggcgaggagacaaggagagaggagaggagaggagaggggacaaggagagaggacaaggagagaggagaggagaggagaggggacaaggagagaggagaggagaggagaggggacaaggagagaggagaggagaggggacaaggagagaggagaggagaggagaggggacaaggagagaggagaggggacgagaggggacaaggagagaggagaggggacgagagggg comes from the Ornithorhynchus anatinus isolate Pmale09 chromosome 1, mOrnAna1.pri.v4, whole genome shotgun sequence genome and includes:
- the CKB gene encoding creatine kinase B-type isoform X2 — translated: MKLAAEEEYPDLSAHNNHMAKVLTPELYAELRLRRTPSGFTLDDVIQTGVDNPGHPFIMTVGCVAGDEESYEVFKELFDPIIQDRHGGYKPSDEHKTDLNPDNLEGGDDLDPNYVLSSRVRTGRSIRGFCLPPHCSRGERRAIEKLSVEALASLEGDLTGKYYALKNMTEQEQQQLIDDHFLFDKPVSPLLLASGMARDWPDGRGIWHNDNKTFLVWINEEDHLRVISMQKGGNMKEVFTRFCTGLTQIESLFKTKNYEFMWNPHLGYILTCPSNLGTGLRGGVHIKLPHLGKHEKFGDILKKLRLQKRGTGGVDTAAVGGVFDISNADRLGFSEVELVQMVVDGVKLLIEMEKRLEKGQPIDDLLPAQK
- the CKB gene encoding creatine kinase B-type isoform X1 translates to MPFSNSHNVLKMKLAAEEEYPDLSAHNNHMAKVLTPELYAELRLRRTPSGFTLDDVIQTGVDNPGHPFIMTVGCVAGDEESYEVFKELFDPIIQDRHGGYKPSDEHKTDLNPDNLEGGDDLDPNYVLSSRVRTGRSIRGFCLPPHCSRGERRAIEKLSVEALASLEGDLTGKYYALKNMTEQEQQQLIDDHFLFDKPVSPLLLASGMARDWPDGRGIWHNDNKTFLVWINEEDHLRVISMQKGGNMKEVFTRFCTGLTQIESLFKTKNYEFMWNPHLGYILTCPSNLGTGLRGGVHIKLPHLGKHEKFGDILKKLRLQKRGTGGVDTAAVGGVFDISNADRLGFSEVELVQMVVDGVKLLIEMEKRLEKGQPIDDLLPAQK